In Acidimicrobiales bacterium, the genomic stretch CGGTCAGCGCCTCCCCGTCGTCGGAATGCGGAGGCTCCCAAACCGGGGCGGCGGCCAGCTCTCGAAGTCGGGTGATTCCGTCCGGGGACCCGTGCAGGAACAGGACGTCACCGGGTACGAGCACTGTGTCGCCGTCCACATGGGTGATCCACTGCCGGCTGCGACGGACCGCCATAACCCGCATTCCGGCCTGCACGGTCAGTTCGAGGGCCGACAGCGGCCGGTGGGCCATGTGGGAACCCTCGCTGACCAGTACCCGGTGCGAGACCTCCTCCGCGTCGGACAGGTCGGCCACCAACTGTTGGGGAATGCCCAGCCGGTGGGTGACGATCCGGGCGATGTCCACCGCGTCGTTGGCCATGCGCTCGATGGCCGAGACCACCTGGAGCACCGACGACATGCCCTCCGCCTCCCGGGGACTCCGGGCGGCCAGAACGCACACGGCGCGCATGTCGTGGACCAGCTCGGTCATCTGCTGCTCCAGTTCGTCGACCTCTTCGGCCATGTCCGGGTCACCGAAGTAGACCGAGGCGTACGCCAAGTCCACCATCAGTTCCGAGGTGTCCTTGGCCTCAGCCAGCATGGCCCGCAGGTTGCGGGGTCTATCGTCCATCAGGTCCTCACTCGATGTCGTGGGTCAATGGTATTCCCGGCCGTCGGGCAGCCAGAGAGGGGTTCCGGGGAGAGGCGGGGGTCGGTCCTCATACCACCCCCACGGCCACCATGGCCAGGATCAGGGCGAACGCACCGGCGAGGTCCAGGGTCGACAGCACGACCGGAATCCCGTAGGTGTCCGGATCCAGGCCGAACCGGAAGGCAGCCATCGTCGTGTAGTAGGCCACTACAACGACCAGCACTGTGGCCGCCACCCCGGCCAGCAGGACGACGGTCATCAGGTCTCCCAGCCCCGGTGTGGTCTGGCCGGTGGCCACCGAGGCCCACTGGGCCACGACAGCGCAGAACGCGAAGACCGGAACCGCCAACAGGCCCAAGGAACGGGCCTCCCGGAAACTGGAGCGGCTAGGCAGGGGCGTGGCGTCGTCCAGGCCCAGGTGGAACTGGGTGGACAGGCGGCTGGACAGGATGCCACCCAGAGCGCCGGCCGTCCCGAGAAAGGCCGGTAGGACCACCAGTAGGGCCTCGGCGGCCAGCAGGTCGTCGAGCCGCTTCTCGATGGTCACCCCGGCCACCAGGTCCAGCAGGCCGGCAGCGACCAGCACGGGAACCGACTGGCGGACGATCCGCCGTACGTCGACCAGGGAGGTCCGCCAGGCAGCCACGAGGGCCGCCACGGCCGCCAATCCCAGGATGCCCCCCATGGCCTCGGTCAGCCCGGAGCGGTCGGCCAGGGTGGCCGCCACCACGAGGGCGGGCACGGTGGCCAGGTCGCCCAGCGTGCTGACCAGGGGGGCCGTCACGTTGTCGAGGTCCCATCCGAACCGGACTGACCCAGCGGCTAGACCCAGGCTGACCGCACCCACCACCACCGAGGCCAGCAAGCCGCCGACGGTGGAGACCACCACGAAGTCGGCC encodes the following:
- a CDS encoding magnesium transporter — protein: MRSASLSLSVVPTTDARQRIVALAIGVVAASAGGLVLAAADGTLTDLPGLLLLVPGAIALRGNVFGAMGSRLGTAVHTGTFRLSGRVDGVVGQNLLGASVLTLALSALLGLMARGTAIVFGIAPTMGVADFVVVSTVGGLLASVVVGAVSLGLAAGSVRFGWDLDNVTAPLVSTLGDLATVPALVVAATLADRSGLTEAMGGILGLAAVAALVAAWRTSLVDVRRIVRQSVPVLVAAGLLDLVAGVTIEKRLDDLLAAEALLVVLPAFLGTAGALGGILSSRLSTQFHLGLDDATPLPSRSSFREARSLGLLAVPVFAFCAVVAQWASVATGQTTPGLGDLMTVVLLAGVAATVLVVVVAYYTTMAAFRFGLDPDTYGIPVVLSTLDLAGAFALILAMVAVGVV